The window CTTCAAAATCAATTTCACGGTCACTGGTTTGGATGATACTTTTATCAAAATTTGCTAATGCAATCATTTTAGCAGCTAGTGCTCGTGTAATGACCATATCTGCTTGAGCCACATAGGGTTGACTTATCACCTGATCATCTTTTTCAGCATTGTTATTTGGTACATTTTCACCACCATTCGGCTTATGATTCACCTGATCTGCCGGTTTGTCCTCTTTGGCTTGTTGCGAACTGGCACACCCTGTTAGTAAGGTGCTCATTAATAGAAATACCATCAGCATCATATATTTCTTCATCCATTACCCTCCATTATTGTTCATTATTTATACCCATCATTATTGTAGCATATTTTACCTTTTTTAACTATTCATGGACAGTTAATTTTTGATTTTTTCTCTAGGCACACTGGTTAACATGCCTCATTATGATCATCTGGTACAACCTTAACTCCTTATATACATGTATATACAATTTTACTCTGACTTATGCTTACTGGATGATGAATCCGTGTCTATTGACATATGGATCCTGGACCTTTATGAGGGTATCTCGATCTGTCATGGCTTGTTTCTTCTAAAATATAATTCAATACTCTCTTTTGCAACTTGTATCATATAATCTATTTCAAACTTAGCGATGACATACGGCGGCATAAAATAAATAATATTACCGAGAGGTCGTAGTAGCACACCCTTACTCACGGCAATCCTATAGATTTCATAGCCTACCCGCTGTTTCCAATCAAAAGGCTCCTTGGTGTTACGATCTTTTACTAATTCAATTGCGCCAACCATCCCCATAAAACGTATATCCCCTACTTGAGGAATATGTTGCAGCATTTTAATGGCTTTTTCTTTCATATAAGCTGCTGTTTCACGATTTTTCTCAATAACCTGCTCTTCTTCAAATATTTTCAATGTCTCTACAGCTATAGCACAGCCTAATGGATTACCACTATAACTATGGGAATGCAAAAAAGCTTTCAAGGTTGTATAGTCGTCATAAAAGCCTTCATAAATCTTATTGGTCATCAAAACCAATGATAATGGCATATAACCTGCTGTTAAGCCTTTACTTACACACATGAAATCAGGTGTAATACCTGCATGATCACATGCAAACATCTCACCTGTCCGTCCAAAACCTACTGCAATCTCATCAGCAATCATATGAATATCATATTGATGGCATAACCCACGTAGCTTTTTGAGATATATAGGGGAATACATTTTCATGCCTGCTGCACATTGGATAAGGGGCTCTATGATAATAGCCGTTATCTCTTCATGGTGGGAAGCCATGATCTCCTCCACATGTGCAATACATTCACCTTTGCAGGTCTCTCTTTGAAGTCCCCATTGACAACGGTAGCAATCAGGTCCTTGTACACGTTCAACATCCATAAGGATTGGCTTATAGACTGCATTATAGAGTTCACAACCACTCACAGCTAAAGCAGCTAATGTTTCGCCATGATAGGCATCTGTTAAAGCCATAAACTTCTTCTTTTGTGTGCGGCCTGCTTGTTGGTGATATTGAAAGCTCAATTTGAGGGCAATTTCTACAGCAGAAGAACCGTTATCCCCAAAAAATATCTTCTCCAACCCCTGTGGCGCTACCTTTAAAATACGTTCTGATAACGCTATTGCTGGTTCATGGGTAAAATTAACAAAGATGGTGTGTTCCAGTGTATTCGCTTGTTGAGCTAATACATCCCCAATCCTCTTATGGCAGTGACCAAATAGATTGACCCACCAAGATGATACCGCATCAATATACCGATTACCATCAATGTCTTCTAAGTAGACGCCCTTACCTTTTTTAATGATAATGGGATCAAATGTCTCATAATCCTTCATTTGAGAACATGGATGCCATATATTATCAAGATCCATTTGAATGAGTGCTTCCTTATTCATGACAATCCTCCCCGGTTAATATGGCTAATATATCTTTATTATCTAGCCAATGTGTATAATGCTTTCTTAGATGATTCGGTTCTTCCAATGGACTTGAACCCATTGTAAATACTTCTGCTGGTATCTCTTCATTGATAATCCGTTTATTATCCACATGGGCTGGCTTGTTTTCATCATAACGATTCAGCACAATCAAAGGTACTTTCAACCCCTTACTCTTTGCAAATGCATAAGCCTGTAATGTATGATTCAGTGTACCAACGCCAGCATCTGCCACCATCACAACATCCAAAAAAAGTCGTTTAATCAAATCATATAGCCATATTTTTCCTCTTATCAAAGGCACCGCTAGACCACCAGCCCCTTCAACCATGACTACATCATAGTGTTCTTGTAGATAATCATATGTTTTTATAATATGATGGATATCCATTTCCACCTGTTCCATTTCTGCGGCAAGATGTGGTGAAACAGGTTCCCGAAAACAATATGTATTATAACAATCTATAGAGGCATCCTTATGACTAATGGATTTGACAAATTCTACATCAGGTGCTACCAATTGCTTGTTCTGCTCTTCCCCACCGGATTGAATGGGCTTATAATATGCAACCTTCTTACCTTGCTTTGCCAATGTATAGGCTAAGCCTGCTGTTACATATGTTTTTCCTATATCCGTTCCTGTAGCTGAAATCATAAAGCCCTTCCCCACCTAGCTCACCTTACTTTCAATTTTTCTTTCCCTATATAAAATGGGAAGTATATGATTCGATGTTAAAACAACCATTAAACTAAGACACATATCAGGAATAATATAGGGTAGGAATCCCCATTGTATGGCCACAAACCAGCTAATATCTCCTTGGGACACATGATTATACATAAAGTATAAGTAAGGTATCCCACATAAGTAAACAATGCCCAAACCTGTTAATACCACCATATATTTTTTTAATGGACTGACTTGTTTATTTCTACCCATCAACACACCTATTACAAATGCAGCTAAAACAAAACCTATGAGAAAACCAAATGTAGGTTGAAAAACATAACTTATACCACCGCCATTGGCAAAAATAGGTATACCCACTAGCCCAATACCTACATATAATAGTTGCGCGTATAATCCTTTTCTGGCACCTAACAACATCCCTGCGTATGCACAGAATAAAAACTGTAACGTAAATGGTACGGGATAAAAGGGAATCTTAATAAATGCTCCAACAGCGGTTAACGCTGCAAATAATGAGATATGTAATCTATCCAGTATGGTTAATCTTTTCATAATATGCCTCCTTATTAATATATTGTTAACCCATATAGCTCATCGGTTTACATTATAATCATCCCCCCAATGATTGTCAACCTATTATATTTTAAGGTTTACAATTTTCAATGCCACCTATATACCATCTTATCCTTGACGGAATAAATGACAAAGCCCTTATTTTATGGCTTCTGTGGTGAATGCTTACTTAAAATGAAAGATGATAGAATATTCCAGTCATTTCTAAGTTTATTACAGCACAGCGTTAAAAGTCTAACTTTTTAGTTAATTTGTGAATTTATGACGCCTATAGCCAACTATTCTTCATATCTACAGTAAATTCGCTGATTAAATACCATTGAAACCCTCTAACCATGCCTGAAAAAGTGGTAGTGAGATATTTTTTGTACAATATCACCAAAGATTTTCTTTGAAGTCTTTTATTTTTTCTCCTTCATTGTATTGAATTGTCTAATAATTTATGGTATACTAACTCTTAATAAACTAATAGAAGGCTATACTTTATTTTAATAAGCAAGAGGCTCTTAGGATTAAATGAATGAAGCAACCCTCTTGTACCTATAGATTTGCACATTAAGTTTTAGCTAAAAAGGAGGCAGTGATGATGCATAATACTTATGGCTTACCCAAGAAGCAAGGTCTATATGATCCACAATTTGAAAAAGACAACTGCGGGGTTGGTTTTATCGCTCATATGAAAGGTAATAAATCCCACGCCATTATAGAACAAGGTTTAGAAGTACTTGTTAACTTAACACATCGTGGGGCCGTAGGATCAGACCCAGATTCTGGTGACGGTGCGGGTATTTTAATTCAAATCCCCCATGCATTTTTGAAGAAAGAAATGGCTAAATTGAATTTTTCACTTCCAGAACCGGAGGAATACGGTGTTGGTATGATATTCTTACCACAAGAGCCCAATGCAAGGTATTTTTGTGAAGGGGTTTTTGAAAAACATCTTGCAGATGAAGGACTTACGCTCATTGGATGGCGAAATGTCCCCATTAATGACCGAGCTTGTGGATTAACAGCTCGTGGTACACGCCCCATGGTTCATCAAGTCTTTATTGAACGTGGTAACTTATCACCAGAAGCTTTTGAAACCAAACTGTATCTTGTAAGAAAGCTGGTTGAAAAAGCGATACGTGAAGCAGGTCATGACTACACGGAAGCATTTTACATATGTAGTCTTTCAAGTAAAACCATTGTTTACAAAGGACAGTTACTGGCTAGACAAATTCCAGAGTTTTATCCAGACCTTACCGACAGCAGTATGGTAAGTGCTATAGCTCTTGTTCACCAACGCTACAGTACGAATACTTTCCCATCTTGGGATAGGTCTCAACCCTTTCGCTTCTTAGCACACAACGGTGAGATCAATACCCTTCGTGGTAATGTCAACTGGATGAATGCAAGAGAAGGTATTCTGAAATCAGACCTATTAGGTGATGATATCAAGAAACTCTTCCCTATTATTACACCTGGTGGTTCAGACTCCATGAACCTTGACAATGCATTAGAATTATTAGTAGCCAGTGGAAAATCACTTTCCCACGCTATCTCCATGTTAGTACCAGAGGCATGGCAAGAACACACCACGATGGATGAAGATAAAAAAGCTTTCTACGAGTACCATGCACGCCTCATGGAACCATGGGATGGTCCAGCTGGTATTGCGTTTACAGATGGTGTTCAAATCGGTGCAACCCTTGACCGTAATGGACTTCGTCCTGCTCGTTACCTGGTAACAGAAGATGATATCGTTGTTATGGCATCTGAAACAGGTGTTCTACCATTTGAATCGCAATCAATCCTCAAAAAAGGACGACTTGAACCAGGTAAAATGTTCCTAATTGATACAAAAGAAGGACGTATTATCTCAGATGAAGAGATTAAATCTGGTTTATCTTCCAAGCATCCTTATAAAGAATGGATTGGTAAAAATAGATTAACCATTGATGATTTACCTCATCCACATGATCCAGCTGTCATAAGTGATGATCGCCTATTACGTATACAGAAAGTATTTGGTTATACGGAAGAAGAGTTAAAACGCATTCTTGCACCTATGGTTGATTTAGGAAAAGAAGCTATCAGCTCTATGGGTAATGATGCTCCCCTTGCCGTATTATCCGATGAACCACAATTATTGACCAATTACTTTAAGCAACTGTTTGCTCAAGTGACGAACCCACCCATTGATCCCATTCGCGAAAAGTTGGTCATGTCCTTAAAACAATTTATTGGGTATAAAGGTAATATTCTTCGTGATTTAAAACCGAAAAAGAATATTAATTTCATCGAGCTTGATCAACCTATTTTAGATAATGCCAGCTTCGAAAAGATTCGTCATATTCACCACAAAGACATTCGATCCGTTAAGATACCTATTACTTTTTCAGCTTCCAAAGGCGGCACAGGTTTAGAAGAAGCTCTTGATTCACTAAATGAAAGAGTTATACGTAATATAGAAGAAGGCTATAATGTTATCATCTTAAGTGACCGTTATATTGATAAATACAATGCACCCATTCCTAGTTTATTAGCAACAGCCAGTGTGCATCATCACTTAATTAGCCAAAAACTTCGTACAAAGGTAGATATCATCGTTGAAGCTGGTGATGCTCGTGATGTGATGCATATGGCACTACTTATTGGTTATGGTGCTACGGCGATTAACCCTTATGTGGCATTTGATACCATTTTGCATCTAACGACACATAAACTCTATGTAACAGAAGAACTATCCGAGAAAGAAGCTTACAAACGTTATATAAAAGCCCTTGGCAGCGGTTTATTGAAAATTTTATCCAAAATGGGCATTGGTACGCTTCAAAGCTACCATGGTGCACAGATTTTTGAAGCTGTAGGTATTCATGGTGATGTGATTGACCGTTACTTCCCAGGAACACCATCAAGAATTGAAGGTATAGGCCTTGATATCATTGCTGAAGAAGTAATTGTACGACATAGTAACGCATTCAATACCTATAGAAACCCTTATCGAAACTTACTTGAAGGAGGTAATTTACACTGGAGAACAGAATCTGAAGCTCACTTATTCAACCCAGATACCATTAGTAAATTACAACAATCCTGCCGTACTGGTAATTATAATTTATTTAAAGAATATGCCCAGCTTGTTAACGATCAGAGTAAGAAACTATGTACCATCCGTGGTCTGTTGGATTTTAAAACCATGGGTGCTATCCCGCTTGAAGAAGTTGAATCCGTAGAAAGTATTGTTAAGCGTTTTGCTACAGGTGCTATGTCCTTCGGTTCTCTTAGTAAGGAAGTGCATGAGACCTTAGCTATTGCCATGAACCAAATAGGTGGAAAATCCAACTCTGGTGAAGGCGGTGAAGACCCTCTTCGTTTTGTTAGAGGTACAGATGGCACATCTAGAAACAGTGCCATTAAACAGGTCGCATCTGGACGTTTTGGTGTCACTACCGAATATCTTGTTAACGCAGAAGAGCTGCAAATTAAAATGGCACAAGGTGCTAAGCCCGGCGAAGGTGGACACTTGCCTGGTCATAAAGTAACAGAAGCCATTGCGAAAGTAAGACACTCAACACCTGGTATTGACTTAATATCACCTCCACCACATCATGATATCTATTCTATTGAGGATTTGGCTCAATTAATCTATGATCTTAAGAATGTGAATGAACAAGCAAGAATTAATGTAAAGCTTGTTTCAGAAGTAGGTGTTGGTACCGTTGCCGCTGGTGTAGCTAAAGCACATGCTGATGTTGTCCTTGTATCCGGTCATGATGGCGGTACAGGTGCATCGCCAGCTAGTTCCATTAAGTATGCGGGTCTTCCATGGGAACTTGGTCTTGCTGAAACGCAGCAGACCTTATTGATGAATGACCTTCGAAGCCGTATCGTGGTTCAGACAGATGGTCAATTAAAAACAGGTCGTGACGTGGCTGTGGCCGCTCTACTTGGCGCAGAGGAATTTGGATTTGCAACAGCCGCACTTGTGGTTAGTGGATGTATCATGATGAGAAAATGTCAAAAGAACACATGTCCAGTAGGGGTTGCTACCCAGGACCCTGAGCTTCGCAAACATTTTACAGGCAAGCCTGAGCATCTCATTAACTTCTTCACGTTCTTAGCAACGGAGCTTAGAGAGTACATGGCAGAGATGGGCTTTAAAACCGTTAGTGATATGGTGGGACGTGTTGACATGTTAGAACCTAATGCACTTAGGATGCATCCAAAAGCACAACAAATTGATTTTAATGCGATTCTCTATCGTCCTGAACTACCATCACGAATTGGTCCACGCTGTGTCAAAGACCAAGAACATGGTCTTGAAACTATTTTCGACCGTACGTTAATTAAGGATGCTAAAGAAGCCATTGCAACAGGTGCAAAAGTATATCAAGAGTACCCTATACGTAATATTCATCGTACAGTAGGCACCATGCTTGCAGGTGAAGTAGCTAAAAAATATGGTGGAAAAGGACTTGAAGAAGATACCATTCACTATAAATTCAATGGTTCTGCTGGTCAGAGCTTTGGATGTTTTGCCACATCTGGCATGACCCTTGAACTAGAAGGTGACGCCAATGATTATCTTGGAAAAGGTTTATCTGGTGGTAAATTGATTGTTTATCCTAACAAGGCTGCTACATTTGAGGCAGATAAAAACATCATTGTTGGTAACACCTTGTTGTACGGCGCTACAGAAGGCCAAGTCTATATTAATGGTATTGCCGGTGAGCGTTTTGCCGTACGTAACTCTGGTGCAACTGCTGTTGTTGAAGGTGTTGGTGACCATGGCTGTGAATACATGACAGGTGGTTTAGCCCTTATCCTTGGACCAACAGGACGTAACTTTGCAGCAGGTATGAGTGGTGGTATTGCTTATGTTCTTGATGAAGCTGGAGATTTCGAAGAAAATCGATGTAACTATCAATTAGTTGTTACGGAATCTCTACAAGATGATGATTACGAAATGGTGCAGAAACTGATGGAAAGACACGTAGCTCATACAAACAGCAAAAAAGCAAAAGCTATTCTTGAGCGCTTTGAAGATTACAAGGAGAAATTTGTAAAAGTTATTTCTCCTGCCTATAAAGAAGTATTGCTTAAAAAGAAAGCTAAGGAGGTGTGCTAGTATGGGAAACCCAACAGGATTCAAGAAATATCCTCGTAAAGTAGGTAGCTATAAACCCGAGCTTAAACGTATTAAAGACTTTGACGATATCTATATTCCATTGGAAGATGAAGAGATTAAAACCCAGGCTTCTCGTTGCATGGATTGTGGTGTACCCTTTTGCAGCTATAACTGCCCTCTTGGCAATATTATCCCCGATTATAACGATCTTGTTTACCATGATCAATGGGATAAAGCCCTTGAGGTTCTACACTCCACCAACAACTTCCCTGAGTTCACTGGTAAAATCTGTCCAGCACTCTGTGAAGCATCATGTGTCCTTGGTATTCATAATGACCCTATTACCTGTAAACAAGTGGAGCTTGCCATTATTGAGCGGGGATGGGAAAAAGGTATTGTGAAACCTCAACCACCAGCTGTATTATCTGGTAGAAAAGTAGCCATTGTTGGTTCAGGACCATCTGGTCTTGCAGCAGCTCAGCAATTGGCACGCGTTGGTCATAGTGTAACGGTATATGAACGTGAAGATGCTGTAGGCGGCTGCCTACGCTATGGTATACCCGATTACAAATTACCACAGATGTACATTGACCGTCGTGTAGAGCAAATGGAAGAAGAAGGTGTTACCTTCCTAACCAACACCAATGTAGGCGTTGATGTATCCGTTGATGAGCTAAAAGAGACCTTTGATGTGATTTGCCTCACTGGTGGTTCAACCACCCCAAGAGATCTGGATGTATCTGGAAGAAACCTAGATGGTATACATTTTGCGATGGACTTCTTGCCACAGGCAAATAAATTAAATGCAGGTAAAGAAATTCCTTCTACTCAAGTTATCTCAGCAAAAGATAAAAAGGTTGTTGTTATCGGTGGCGGCGATACAGGTTCAGACTGTGTGGGTACATCTATTCGCCAAGGCGCTGTGGATGTCATTCAACTGGAATTATTAGATGCACCACCCATAGAACGGACAGAAAGCCAACCGTGGCCTGTATACCCTATGATTCTTAGAACATCTTCTTCCCATAAAGAAGCTTATGCTAAGTTTGGTAAAGACATCAGAAATTACAGTATCGCCACAAAATCCTTTGAAGGCGAACACGGTAAGGTGACGAAAATTAATTGCATTAAATTAGAATGGTCAACAGATGCTAATGGTAGAAAATCCATGAAAGAAATTCCAGGAAGTGAATTTCAATTAGAAGCAGACCTTGTCCTATTTGCAATGGGCTTCTTGCATCCTGAACATAAAGGTATGTTAGATGACTTAGGTGTTGCTTATGACAATCGTGGTAACGTATCTTCTGATAACTGCTACATGACCAATATTGAAGGTATCTTCACTGCTGGCGATATGCGACGAGGTCAATCCCTTGTGGTTCATGCTATTGCAGAGGGACGTAAGCTGGCACAGTGTGTTGACAAGTATTTAATAGGCTCTACATTCTTAAGAAGCTCCTTATAATAAGGTTACAAGCCCCATCTTTCATAAAGATGGGGCTTTTTTACGCATTATTTTAGTCATTTAATGCATCATGACACACTATCTACGAAACAATTTCATTACATAATTGGGTATATGAAATACCCATGGCTAATGCTTCTTGAGGGATGAGGCTGGTGGGTGTCATACCAGGAAGCGTATTGGCTTCAAGACAGTACATATCACCCTTTTCATCTAACATAAAATCAATTCTTGAGTAAGTGCCTAGACGTAAACATGTGTGAACGTTTAGCGCAAGCTTTTGCATGCCTATCGTTGTTGCAGTTGTTATACGAGCTGGACAAATCTCAGTCGCCATATTAGGTTGATATTTGTTTTTATAGTCATAAAAACCTGTTTTAGGAATAATCTCAATAACAGGTAAGGCTTCTCCCTTTAGAAGACCCACTGAAAATTCTCTGCCAACTATTTTCTTTTCAATCATGACTTTGGATTCAATTTTTTTTGCATCTGCGATAGCTTTTTGCAGTTCATCTTGTGTACTGACCATGGATATACCTATACTTGAACCATTACTACAGGGTTTAACCACACAAGGTAAACCCATTGTCTGAATCACATGCTGCTCTGTCATCCCATCTTCTAACATAACCCAATGGGGTGTGGGAATATTACCTTCACGCATGAGTTTTTTACTTATATCTTTGTCCATGGCTAAAAGGCTCCCGATATAACCTGTTCCAGTATAAGGAATACCTAACACATCAAAAGTTGCTTGTATTTGTCCATTCTCCCCTATTGAACCATGTAAAGCAATAAAAACCTTATCCGCAGCTTGGCAGTTTTTTATGACATTAGGTCCAATAAGAGAATCGCCATTGCTGCAATTATTTTTTATTGCATGTAAATCCGGAGCTGTCTCAGGCACGTTATATACATAGGGAACATGGCTCTTATCCTTAAATAAATGTTCTAGATTAATGTCCTTTAAGGAAATACCTTCATAAACATCCAGTAATAAGACGCGATGACCGGCTTCCCTAAGAGCATTCGCAATAAGACTGCCTGAACTAAGGGACACATCTCGTTCGTGACTTAGTCCACCTGCTAGAACAACAATTTTCATCATTCCACCTCATTTTTAGTTATATACTTGATTTTATTTGAGTACAGACACGGAATCTGTCTCCATCATAAAATAATCTTCAATCACTTCTGCGTCATTAAAATAAATGGACAATCCTTTTCTTATTTGGTAATTTTCATGCCCCTTACCTGCCACGATAACGATATCGCCTTTTGATGCTTTTGATAAGGCTTGAAAAATAGCTTTTTTACGGTCT is drawn from Vallitalea pronyensis and contains these coding sequences:
- a CDS encoding glutamate synthase subunit beta; its protein translation is MGNPTGFKKYPRKVGSYKPELKRIKDFDDIYIPLEDEEIKTQASRCMDCGVPFCSYNCPLGNIIPDYNDLVYHDQWDKALEVLHSTNNFPEFTGKICPALCEASCVLGIHNDPITCKQVELAIIERGWEKGIVKPQPPAVLSGRKVAIVGSGPSGLAAAQQLARVGHSVTVYEREDAVGGCLRYGIPDYKLPQMYIDRRVEQMEEEGVTFLTNTNVGVDVSVDELKETFDVICLTGGSTTPRDLDVSGRNLDGIHFAMDFLPQANKLNAGKEIPSTQVISAKDKKVVVIGGGDTGSDCVGTSIRQGAVDVIQLELLDAPPIERTESQPWPVYPMILRTSSSHKEAYAKFGKDIRNYSIATKSFEGEHGKVTKINCIKLEWSTDANGRKSMKEIPGSEFQLEADLVLFAMGFLHPEHKGMLDDLGVAYDNRGNVSSDNCYMTNIEGIFTAGDMRRGQSLVVHAIAEGRKLAQCVDKYLIGSTFLRSSL
- a CDS encoding D-alanine--D-alanine ligase family protein; its protein translation is MMKIVVLAGGLSHERDVSLSSGSLIANALREAGHRVLLLDVYEGISLKDINLEHLFKDKSHVPYVYNVPETAPDLHAIKNNCSNGDSLIGPNVIKNCQAADKVFIALHGSIGENGQIQATFDVLGIPYTGTGYIGSLLAMDKDISKKLMREGNIPTPHWVMLEDGMTEQHVIQTMGLPCVVKPCSNGSSIGISMVSTQDELQKAIADAKKIESKVMIEKKIVGREFSVGLLKGEALPVIEIIPKTGFYDYKNKYQPNMATEICPARITTATTIGMQKLALNVHTCLRLGTYSRIDFMLDEKGDMYCLEANTLPGMTPTSLIPQEALAMGISYTQLCNEIVS
- the bioA gene encoding adenosylmethionine--8-amino-7-oxononanoate transaminase, with amino-acid sequence MNKEALIQMDLDNIWHPCSQMKDYETFDPIIIKKGKGVYLEDIDGNRYIDAVSSWWVNLFGHCHKRIGDVLAQQANTLEHTIFVNFTHEPAIALSERILKVAPQGLEKIFFGDNGSSAVEIALKLSFQYHQQAGRTQKKKFMALTDAYHGETLAALAVSGCELYNAVYKPILMDVERVQGPDCYRCQWGLQRETCKGECIAHVEEIMASHHEEITAIIIEPLIQCAAGMKMYSPIYLKKLRGLCHQYDIHMIADEIAVGFGRTGEMFACDHAGITPDFMCVSKGLTAGYMPLSLVLMTNKIYEGFYDDYTTLKAFLHSHSYSGNPLGCAIAVETLKIFEEEQVIEKNRETAAYMKEKAIKMLQHIPQVGDIRFMGMVGAIELVKDRNTKEPFDWKQRVGYEIYRIAVSKGVLLRPLGNIIYFMPPYVIAKFEIDYMIQVAKESIELYFRRNKP
- the bioD gene encoding dethiobiotin synthase translates to MISATGTDIGKTYVTAGLAYTLAKQGKKVAYYKPIQSGGEEQNKQLVAPDVEFVKSISHKDASIDCYNTYCFREPVSPHLAAEMEQVEMDIHHIIKTYDYLQEHYDVVMVEGAGGLAVPLIRGKIWLYDLIKRLFLDVVMVADAGVGTLNHTLQAYAFAKSKGLKVPLIVLNRYDENKPAHVDNKRIINEEIPAEVFTMGSSPLEEPNHLRKHYTHWLDNKDILAILTGEDCHE
- the gltB gene encoding glutamate synthase large subunit, translated to MMHNTYGLPKKQGLYDPQFEKDNCGVGFIAHMKGNKSHAIIEQGLEVLVNLTHRGAVGSDPDSGDGAGILIQIPHAFLKKEMAKLNFSLPEPEEYGVGMIFLPQEPNARYFCEGVFEKHLADEGLTLIGWRNVPINDRACGLTARGTRPMVHQVFIERGNLSPEAFETKLYLVRKLVEKAIREAGHDYTEAFYICSLSSKTIVYKGQLLARQIPEFYPDLTDSSMVSAIALVHQRYSTNTFPSWDRSQPFRFLAHNGEINTLRGNVNWMNAREGILKSDLLGDDIKKLFPIITPGGSDSMNLDNALELLVASGKSLSHAISMLVPEAWQEHTTMDEDKKAFYEYHARLMEPWDGPAGIAFTDGVQIGATLDRNGLRPARYLVTEDDIVVMASETGVLPFESQSILKKGRLEPGKMFLIDTKEGRIISDEEIKSGLSSKHPYKEWIGKNRLTIDDLPHPHDPAVISDDRLLRIQKVFGYTEEELKRILAPMVDLGKEAISSMGNDAPLAVLSDEPQLLTNYFKQLFAQVTNPPIDPIREKLVMSLKQFIGYKGNILRDLKPKKNINFIELDQPILDNASFEKIRHIHHKDIRSVKIPITFSASKGGTGLEEALDSLNERVIRNIEEGYNVIILSDRYIDKYNAPIPSLLATASVHHHLISQKLRTKVDIIVEAGDARDVMHMALLIGYGATAINPYVAFDTILHLTTHKLYVTEELSEKEAYKRYIKALGSGLLKILSKMGIGTLQSYHGAQIFEAVGIHGDVIDRYFPGTPSRIEGIGLDIIAEEVIVRHSNAFNTYRNPYRNLLEGGNLHWRTESEAHLFNPDTISKLQQSCRTGNYNLFKEYAQLVNDQSKKLCTIRGLLDFKTMGAIPLEEVESVESIVKRFATGAMSFGSLSKEVHETLAIAMNQIGGKSNSGEGGEDPLRFVRGTDGTSRNSAIKQVASGRFGVTTEYLVNAEELQIKMAQGAKPGEGGHLPGHKVTEAIAKVRHSTPGIDLISPPPHHDIYSIEDLAQLIYDLKNVNEQARINVKLVSEVGVGTVAAGVAKAHADVVLVSGHDGGTGASPASSIKYAGLPWELGLAETQQTLLMNDLRSRIVVQTDGQLKTGRDVAVAALLGAEEFGFATAALVVSGCIMMRKCQKNTCPVGVATQDPELRKHFTGKPEHLINFFTFLATELREYMAEMGFKTVSDMVGRVDMLEPNALRMHPKAQQIDFNAILYRPELPSRIGPRCVKDQEHGLETIFDRTLIKDAKEAIATGAKVYQEYPIRNIHRTVGTMLAGEVAKKYGGKGLEEDTIHYKFNGSAGQSFGCFATSGMTLELEGDANDYLGKGLSGGKLIVYPNKAATFEADKNIIVGNTLLYGATEGQVYINGIAGERFAVRNSGATAVVEGVGDHGCEYMTGGLALILGPTGRNFAAGMSGGIAYVLDEAGDFEENRCNYQLVVTESLQDDDYEMVQKLMERHVAHTNSKKAKAILERFEDYKEKFVKVISPAYKEVLLKKKAKEVC
- a CDS encoding biotin transporter BioY — protein: MKRLTILDRLHISLFAALTAVGAFIKIPFYPVPFTLQFLFCAYAGMLLGARKGLYAQLLYVGIGLVGIPIFANGGGISYVFQPTFGFLIGFVLAAFVIGVLMGRNKQVSPLKKYMVVLTGLGIVYLCGIPYLYFMYNHVSQGDISWFVAIQWGFLPYIIPDMCLSLMVVLTSNHILPILYRERKIESKVS